A genomic region of Fluviispira vulneris contains the following coding sequences:
- the guaA gene encoding glutamine-hydrolyzing GMP synthase codes for MILVIDFGSQFTQLVARRVRELSVYSEIVPFKNGKEKILELKKQGKLSGVIFSGGPHSVYEENAPKIDINIEELGVPLLGICYGLQLINYMLGGKVAPAKNREYGFEKIKIENNINKNNPLFNLIGSEENIVWMSHGDQIQELSSKLTIDSVTRNGVISSFHHNELPIFGLQFHPEVEHSLCGKEIIKHFVEEICQDKKSWDSSSQIENAVNKIKETVDKEGKDTKVICALSGGVDSCVAAVLAQKAVGDRLLCLFINNGLLRKNEYDEVLDRFKKDLNLNVKGVDASELFLSRLAGVQDPEQKRKIIGNTFIDVFEAETKEIPNAKFLVQGTLYPDVIESISLHGTSVTIKTHHNVGGLPEKMKFKLIEPLRELFKDEVRRLGAEMGIPHDMLARHPFPGPGLGIRVLGEVTKERLNILREADAIFIEELKKQNHYHSTWQAFVVLLPVNSVGVMGDGRTYESVAAIRCVSATDGMTADWTKLPYDFLAHVSSRIINEVRGINRVVYDISTKPPATIEWE; via the coding sequence AAAGAAAAAATTCTCGAACTCAAAAAACAAGGTAAATTATCGGGCGTCATATTTTCCGGTGGACCGCATAGCGTATATGAAGAAAATGCCCCTAAAATTGACATTAATATTGAAGAACTTGGTGTCCCACTTTTAGGTATTTGTTATGGTCTGCAACTTATAAATTATATGCTTGGCGGTAAAGTTGCTCCTGCAAAAAATAGAGAATATGGCTTCGAGAAAATTAAAATTGAAAATAATATTAATAAAAATAATCCTCTGTTTAATTTAATCGGCAGTGAAGAAAATATCGTATGGATGAGTCATGGTGATCAAATTCAAGAGCTCTCCAGTAAATTGACAATCGATTCTGTCACAAGAAACGGTGTTATATCTTCCTTTCATCATAATGAACTTCCTATTTTTGGTCTCCAATTTCATCCAGAAGTTGAACATTCACTCTGTGGAAAAGAAATTATCAAACATTTTGTAGAAGAAATTTGTCAGGATAAAAAATCTTGGGACAGCTCTTCGCAAATTGAAAATGCTGTTAATAAAATAAAAGAAACAGTTGATAAAGAAGGAAAAGACACAAAAGTTATCTGTGCTCTCAGTGGCGGTGTTGACTCCTGCGTAGCTGCTGTTCTCGCGCAAAAGGCAGTTGGTGACAGGTTACTTTGTTTATTTATTAACAATGGTTTGTTACGTAAAAATGAATATGATGAAGTTCTTGATCGCTTTAAAAAAGATCTCAATCTAAATGTCAAAGGCGTTGATGCTTCGGAACTTTTTCTAAGTAGACTCGCAGGCGTACAAGACCCAGAACAGAAGCGTAAAATAATTGGCAATACATTCATAGATGTCTTTGAAGCAGAAACAAAAGAAATTCCAAATGCAAAATTCTTAGTTCAAGGAACCCTTTATCCAGATGTTATTGAATCTATTTCTTTACATGGAACAAGTGTGACGATAAAAACCCACCACAATGTGGGCGGATTGCCTGAGAAAATGAAATTCAAACTCATTGAACCACTTAGAGAACTCTTTAAAGATGAAGTGAGAAGATTGGGTGCTGAAATGGGTATCCCACATGACATGCTAGCACGTCACCCATTCCCTGGCCCCGGTCTCGGTATTCGCGTTCTAGGCGAAGTCACAAAAGAAAGATTGAATATTCTGCGCGAAGCAGACGCTATATTTATCGAAGAACTTAAAAAGCAAAATCATTATCATTCGACTTGGCAAGCTTTTGTAGTGCTTTTACCTGTTAACTCAGTTGGAGTGATGGGCGATGGGCGAACATATGAAAGTGTTGCAGCAATTCGTTGCGTAAGTGCGACAGATGGCATGACAGCGGATTGGACAAAACTTCCCTACGACTTTTTAGCTCATGTTTCTTCAAGGATTATTAATGAAGTTAGGGGCATAAATAGAGTTGTTTATGACATTAGTACCAAACCACCTGCGACGATTGAGTGGGAATAA